From Panicum hallii strain FIL2 chromosome 2, PHallii_v3.1, whole genome shotgun sequence, a single genomic window includes:
- the LOC112881461 gene encoding uncharacterized protein LOC112881461 has protein sequence MAREDGPEFVRWREEFVSQERGSRVVHYYLDDAAGGSHLAVVGTERSLRHMLYVVSEDFRAAWGCGSGADDGAGPAVFARKWRSRREVVDWLASFLPVKTLDSNFSKCRSYADTDIGLDGYSETDSFLHQILGKDCSSDITWSGSFWTCGKQLRHYQAFCRNGTTISIHTFVLVLSEEESRYLAYLEDMYEDKKGQKKVKVRWFHQNQEFSCAIPPPPPHPCEVFITPFTQVISVECVDDIATVLTPDHYEKCSNALPASSLVGIRFCFRQYSKNKFKHFDLSTLRGYFSQAVVLSLKIPPESEKDGEITPGRTKFPKQYERLYSKCLGTKICRGPQADSIPPYQILDNKKSPGKHLSIKFIGPQNQLKPTYIAGDRVEILSQDSGIIGCWFRCTVLKSCTNHNKLKVQYDDLQNADDSGRLEETVPASTLALPDKLGLRSPDRLRIRPRPQQSSSVNRAALVPGTAIDVWQFSGWWEGIVVSLENAAADSLQVYFPGENFFQVCQLQNVRISKDWIKNQWVDIEVKINVLSRIPSDGVGTRQPDNLSSVAVLDSSSSAVPEQELSGIQANSNGDEPVPEQVLAAIKASSHEDKSVPEQGLSAIQASPNGDEPVPEQGLAAIQATSNGDKQTEASKQTEVSLTGKTSSILAEDEKQTILGKRPRDDDAEQDCNGEVGVDVGKT, from the exons ATGGCGAGGGAGGACGGCCCGGAGTTCGTGCGGTGGAGGGAGGAGTTCGTGTCGCAGGAGCGTGGCAGCCGCGTCGTGCACTACTACCTCGACGACGCGGCCGGCGGGTcccacctcgccgtcgtcggCACCGAGAGGAGCCTGCGTCACATGCTCTACGTGGTCTCCGAGGACTTCCGCGCCGCGTgggggtgcggcagcggcgctgATGACGGCGCTGGGCCGGCGGTGTTTGCGCGCAAGTGGAGGTCGCGCCGCGAGGTGGTGGATTGGCTCGCGTCCTtcctcccggtgaagacacTTGACTCGA ATTTCTCAAAATGCAGATCTTATGCAGATACTGACATCGGGTTAGATGGATACAGTGAAACTGATAGCTTTTTGCACCAAATTCTA GGGAAAGACTGTAGCTCAGACATTACATGGTCTGGTTCATTCTGGACATGTGGCAAGCAGCTTCGGCACTATCAAGCTTTTTGTCGCAATGGCACCACAATATCG ATCCACACTTTTGTGCTGGTCTTGTCAGAGGAAGAAAGTCGCTATCTTGCATACCTGGAAGACATGTATGAAGATAAGAAGGGACAGAAGAAGGTCAAAGTGCGGTGGTTTCATCAAAACCAGGAATTTTCCTGTGCTatacctcctcctccccctcatCCTTGTGAAGTTTTCATCACTCCTTTTACACAAGTAATCAGTGTGGAATGTGTTGATGATATTGCAACGGTTTTAACTCCTGATCATTATGAAAAATGCTCCAATGCATTGCCAGCTTCTTCTTTGGTTGGGATCCGTTTCTGCTTTCGCCAGTACAGTAAAAATAAATTCAAGCATTTTGACTTGAGTACACTGCGTGGATATTTTAGTCAAGCTGTTGTTCTGTCCTTGAAAATTCCACCCGAGTCAGAAAAAGATGGTGAAATCACACCTGGGAGGACCAAGTTTCCAAAGCAGTATGAGAGGCTTTACTCAAAATGTTTGGGCACTAAAATCTGTCGAGGTCCACAAGCAGACTCCATACCACCTTATCAGATATTAGATAATAAAAAATCTCCTGGGAAGCATCTCTCGATCAAGTTTATAGGGCCCCAGAATCAACTAAAGCCCACATACATTGCTGGTGACAGAGTAGAAATCTTGTCTCAAGACAGTGGCATTATTGGCTGCTGGTTCAGGTGCACTGTTCTAAAGTCATGTACTAATCATAACAAACTGAAGGTTCAATATGATGATCTCCAAAATGCTGATGACAGTGGGAGATTGGAG GAGACAGTGCCTGCCTCTACATTGGCTCTTCCTGATAAACTGGGACTGAGAAGCCCAGACCGACTAAGAATTAGGCCACGTCCTCAACAAAGTAGTTCTGTTAACCGTGCTGCTTTGGTACCTGGAACTGCTATAGACGTATGGCAATTTAGTGGCTGGTGGGAAGGAATTGTTGTCAGTTTGGAGAACGCTGCTGCAGATAGCCTGCAAGTATATTTTCCAG GAGAGAACTTTTTTCAGGTGTGCCAGCTACAGAACGTAAGAATATCAAAAGATTGGATCAAGAACCAATGGGTTGATATTGAAGTAAAGATAAATGTGTTGTCACGAATACCTTCAGATGGTGTTGGAACAAGGCAACCTGATAATTTGTCATCTGTTGCCGTGCTAGACTCTAGCAGTTCTGCAGTGCCAGAGCAAGAGCTTTCAGGTATCCAAGCAAACTCCAATGGAGATGAACCAGTTCCTGAGCAAGTACTTGCTGCTATCAAGGCAAGCTCCCATGAAGATAAATCAGTGCCCGAGCAAGGGCTTTCAGCTATCCAAGCAAGCCCCAATGGAGATGAACCAGTGCCTGAGCAAGGGCTTGCAGCTATCCAAGCAACTTCAAATGGAGATAAACAAACAGAAGCTAGCAAGCAAACTGAGGTTAGTTTGACTGGTAAAACCTCCTCCATTCTTGCGGAGGATGAGAAACAAACAATTCTAGGGAAGCGTCCGAGAGATGATGATGCTGAACAAGACTGCAATGGGGAAGTAGGTGTAGATGTTGGCAAGACATGA
- the LOC112881568 gene encoding uncharacterized protein LOC112881568: protein MNLLLHRALHLPRLSPRRGHGFTAAAVRARLSSPEPAPQQQPAVRLDIAPQVSFEAAVAATESKLRREQAASGADDGGRTCALPTWALIGGITAGVAVALALSAGAGPALALGPEGPLVEEFWDNMRRYALYVVTVSTGVAYTVLQPIVELLKNPVTALLIVAVLAGSGFLVSQVLNAMVGNSDFIYRYE from the coding sequence ATGAACCTCCTTCTCCACCGCGCCCTCCACCTACCTCGCCTCTCCCCCAGACGCGGCCATGGCttcacggccgccgccgtccgcgctCGCCTCTCCTCCCCTGAACCCGctccgcagcagcagccagcCGTGCGCCTGGACATAGCACCTCAAGTGAGCTTCGAGGCAGCCGTGGCAGCTACGGAGAGCAAGCTGCGGCGAGAGCAAGCTGCGTCGGGCGCCGACGACGGCGGCAGGACGTGCGCGCTGCCGACGTGGGCGCTCATCGGCGGCATCACGGCGGGCGTGGCCGTGGCGCTGGCCCTGTCGGCCGGTGCCGGCCCCGCGCTGGCGCTGGGGCCCGAGGGCCCGCTGGTGGAGGAGTTCTGGGACAACATGCGGCGGTACGCGCTGTACGTGGTGACGGTGAGCACGGGGGTGGCGTACACGGTGCTGCAGCCTATCGTGGAGCTGCTCAAGAaccccgtcacggcgctgctcATCGTGGCGGTCCTCGCCGGCAGCGGGTTCCTCGTCTCGCAGGTGCTCAACGCCATGGTCGGCAACTCCGACTTCATCTACAGGTACGAGtag